A window of Bacillota bacterium genomic DNA:
ATGCTCCAGCGGTTTCTGATGCGGCGGCAGACTTCCAGGCCGTCGATTTTCGGCAGCATGATATCAAGTATCACCAGGTCGATTCGCGTTCCTTGTAAAACCTTTAAAGCCTCCTCGCCGTCGTAGGCCGTGGTCACCGTAAACCCGTTTTCCTCAAGGCTGTATTTCAGGCCCTTGACGAGTAAACGCTCGTCGTCCACTATCATAACTAAAGGCAAGGATCCACCTCCGGATGGCTGGTGTTTAAGTTATTATAACAGGACAAGTGGAATTGTGCAGACGGAGAGCAGGACGGAGGATTACGGGAGATGATGTCAGGCGCCCTGCCGGGCAAGCTGGAACCCCGCCTGACGAAGATTGCCGGTGAAAACCGCGGTCATAAGCAATGTGTAAAAAGGAAAAGATCGCAGGGCTGGCGAAAGAAACCTAAAAAGGCCGAAGAATTGAAGCGGCGAGAATGGAGCTGAAACAGCGTGTGGCCTCGAGTGGAAGAGAAAACACTGCCTCCGGCGCGGGCGGCATATATAATGCGAAAAGGAAAGTACGAAGACCTGCCCGACGCCTTTAAAAAGCTCGATGCCTGGATCGGCGAAGAGGGAATGAGTTCCGTAGGGGCGCCGGTTTTAGTCTATCACAGCAACCCGGCCGGAATGCCGCCGCTCTTGCGGGAATGGGAGTTGCAGATTCCCGTAGCGGGCGAAACCACCGGCGCGCCGGATGAAAACGGGCCGGGGGTAAAGGACCTTCCGCGCCGGGAGGTCGTGTTTTCAATCTACCGCGGCGGTTACGCAAGTATAGAATCCCTTATGCCGGCCCTGTTCCAGGTGGTTTACGACAAGGGTTACCGTCTCACCGGTCCGGCGGAAGAGGTTTACCCCCCGGATTTTTGTGATATGCCTGTGGAGGAGCTCGAAACCGAGGTGCGTTTTCCGGTCGCACCGCGCCGGCAGCAGGACTGAACCGAAGAACGACGGAGGCTTGAGAACGGCTTTCAAGCGCTGTGATTTTTTATATGGGCAGGGGTCCGGAAGGCCGTCCTTTATTTTGAATTATATGTATCATAAAGCCGTCGGCGCATGATAATAAATATTGACAGTATACGGTTTTTTCCAGAAACTTGACATAACGGTCGGGTTGTGATAAAATACCTCAAGCGGCGTGCCGCGGATAAATTCTTAGGAGGTAGTTTTTTAATGCAAGGTCGAGTCAAGTGGTTCAGTAGGGAAAAGGGTTACGGGTTCATTGAGCGTTTGGATGGCGGCGGTGACGTCTTCGTACATTATTCCGCCATTCAGGAGCGCGGGTTTAAAGCACTCCAGGAAGGACAAGAAGTTGAATTTGAGATAGTCGATGGTCCGAGGGGGCCACAGGCGGCAAACGTAACAAAAGTCTAACAAGGACGAACCAAAGACCTCGGCGACAAGCCGGGGTTTTTTTATCTCACCGGGGGTGACGGCCATGCGCCGAGCAACGATTCCGAGTGTAGTGTTCTAATCGGTATGGCACGTCACTAAAAATCGATCCTGCCGGTGTATAGTCTAATAATTGTCGAAAGGTTTCTAAATATGTTAGCAGGAATTTGCTACGAAAGGAGGAAATAATATACCATAAATCCCTTCGTTTATCAGAAAGGAGCTGACCACAATGCAAATGACCGTACGAGGGAAAAACATTGAGGTTACTGACGCGCTGAGAAAATATGTAGAAAAAAGGCTTGCCAAGCTGGACCGTTACTTTAATAATTTCGGCGAAGCACAGGTAGCGCTTTCGGTGGAGCGGGAAGACCATCGTATAGAGGTTACGATTCCGGTAAACGGCTTGATTTTACGCGGCGAAGAAGCTACCCATGACATGTATGCCGCGGTGGATGTGGTCGTAGAAAAACTGGAAAAACAGGTTAAGCGCTATAAGAAGCGGTTCAACCGGCGTGTACGCCAGGCCGTAAATTCCGGTATTGAGGCGCCTGCGCCTGATCTGAAGGAAGAACCCGTGGAAGAAAGTGACCTGGTAAGGGTTAAGCGTTTTGCGATAAAGCCGATGAGTATAGATGAGGCCTTAATGCAGATTAATCTGCTCGGCCACAGTTTCTTTGTTTTCACCAATGCAGAAACAGAAGCCGTGAACGTCATATACCGGCGGAAAGACGGTAATTTTGGACTTATTGAGCCAGAAGCTTGATAATCCCGTTTTAAGTGGGGAGATTGAGATGAGTAAATTGGGGAACGGGCAGGTATCTTTGTGTGAAGAGATGCTGCGTAATATTCCTGACGTGGTGTCTGCCCGTGTGACTTTAAGCCCGGAGAACACCGCCAGTTCCGTTCAAGTACTTGCCGGAGCGGAGCGTAGCGCGGCGGAAGTTGCTGCTGATGTTGTAGCGGTAATGAAGAAGTATTTTGCGGTCGATGTAAAACCGGAAATGGTTACCGTCGCCCATCTTCAAGAACCGCCGCAGACCGATAACACGATGTCCATAGAACGTCGCCCACGGTTTGCCGGACTAAACATCAGTTCGAAGGGCAACCAGGTTGAGATCAAGGTGGAGATTGCCAACGAAGGAACGGTGGTTAACGGGATCGCGGTGGGTCCGTCATCCATCCGGAACCGTCAGCGTTTGATCGCCCAGGCGACGCTTATAGCCCTGGGTAACTGGATCCAGA
This region includes:
- a CDS encoding GyrI-like domain-containing protein, giving the protein MEEKTLPPARAAYIMRKGKYEDLPDAFKKLDAWIGEEGMSSVGAPVLVYHSNPAGMPPLLREWELQIPVAGETTGAPDENGPGVKDLPRREVVFSIYRGGYASIESLMPALFQVVYDKGYRLTGPAEEVYPPDFCDMPVEELETEVRFPVAPRRQQD
- a CDS encoding cold shock domain-containing protein is translated as MQGRVKWFSREKGYGFIERLDGGGDVFVHYSAIQERGFKALQEGQEVEFEIVDGPRGPQAANVTKV
- the raiA gene encoding ribosome-associated translation inhibitor RaiA codes for the protein MQMTVRGKNIEVTDALRKYVEKRLAKLDRYFNNFGEAQVALSVEREDHRIEVTIPVNGLILRGEEATHDMYAAVDVVVEKLEKQVKRYKKRFNRRVRQAVNSGIEAPAPDLKEEPVEESDLVRVKRFAIKPMSIDEALMQINLLGHSFFVFTNAETEAVNVIYRRKDGNFGLIEPEA